In Planctobacterium marinum, the DNA window TCGTCCATCAACATCGAAAGCAATACCTGGCCACCATGTCCTTGTAATTCCAGAACATCTTCACCGGTAAAAGAGTGGGGGGCTTTGAAATAGAGAGCGATACCCTGGTCGAGAATTTGCTTATTGAGATTATAAAAGGGCAAGTATTCAGCTGCTCTCACAGCTGGTACTTTACCCAATAAGTGTTGCGCTACTGTCTCGGCCAGTTTTCCCGATACGCGAATAATGCCTACACCGCCTTTGCCGGGCGCTGTCGCTTGGGCAACTATGGTATCCTGGTCACTGGCCAACATGAGGTGTAATCTTAATCTCTGAAGTTTTTATACTGAAACGCTTGCTCTAATTCTGCACCTTTGATCAGTGCAATGGCTTGTTGCAAGTCGTCTCGCTTTTTGCCGGTAACTCTCAGCTCTTCACCCTGGATAGCAGTTTGTACTTTGATTTTGGAATCTTTGATGAGCTTAACCAGCTTCTTCGCGGTTTCTTTATCAATACCTTGTTTAAACTCTATGTCCTGTTTACAGGTTTTTCCGGTTTTATTAACGTCTTTGAGATCTAACGAGCGAGTGTCGATATTTCGCTTAACACATTTGTCGCGCAGAATACTTTGCATTTGTTGTAACTGAAAATCGCCTTCGGCGCTCATGCTGACGATGTTTTCATTTCTGCTAAATGTGGCTTCTACACCTCTGAAGTCAAAACGGGTAGAAATCTCTCTATTGGCGTTATCTACAGCATTTTGCAATTCTGACAATTCGATTTCAGATACTACGTCAAATGAGGGCATGTTGAATACTCCTGATATTTTCGGTGCCGTTAAGCACAAGGCCCTGATTAAACAGGGCCTTAAAAATTAGTTAACTTTTATGCCTTTCTTTTCCATTGAGGCATAAATTAATTTAGCCTGGACTAACGTAATGACGTTACTGATCAACCAATAAAGTACCAATCCGGCCGGGAACCACAAGAAGAAGACACTCATGGCAACTGGCATCCATTGCATGATTTTCTGCTGCATCGGGTCGGTTACCGTCACCGGGTTCAGCTTTTGCAGAAGATACATACTGGCACCCGTTAATACCGGTAACACAAAGTATGGATCCATTACCGATAAGTCTTCTATCCAGAAGATAAAGTCAGCGTGACGCAATTCAACCGACTCTAACAGTACCCAATAAAGTGCCAGGAAGATTGGCATTTGTAACAGTAGTGGGAAGCAACCACCCATAGGGTTGGTTTTTTCCTTTTTGTACAATTCCATCATGCCTTGCGACATTTTCTGACGGTCGTCACCGTAGCGATCTTTCAGAGCCTGGATTTTCGGGGCTAAAGCGCGCATTTTAGCCATGGATTCGTATTGCGCTTTAGTGAGCGGGTACATTAAACCTTTCACTATAATCGTGATGATGATAATGGCCGCACCCCAGTTAATAACGATGCCTTGAATAAAGCTCAACAAACTAAAAAGGGGTTGTGCCAACCACCACAAAAAACCGTAGTCAACTGTCAGATCGAGACCACGCGCAAGCGCTGCCAGTGTATCTTGATCTTTCGGACCAATGTACAAGGTACTATTCACCGTGGTTTTATCACCTGCTGCCACAGTGACTGGTGAACCAGTGTAGCCAATAACGGCTTGGTTTTGATTAACGGTTCTGGAATACAGATTAGTATTTTGTTCTTGTGGCGGTACCCATGAAGACACGAAATAGTGTTCCAACATTGCAACCCAACCGCCCTGAGTCGTCTCTTTCAAATTCTCGTCGGCGATATCGGAAAAATCGTATTTTTTGTAGCGCTCTTCAGAGGTGGAGTAAGCTGCGCCGCGATAGGTTGGCATGAACATGCTGCCACCTTGTCGGCCGGTTACTTGTTTAAGCTGAGCATATTGTTGAAAGCTGATGGTGTCGTCAGTACTGTTAATTACTTCAAACTTAACATCAATTGCATGGCTATCTCGGGTAAAGGTGAATATTTTCTGATAGGTAATCCCCTCAGCTGAAACAAAAGTCAGGGGAACTACCAAGGTATCGCCTGTCATTTCGAAAGAATCTGTCGTGCTGCTGTATACCGGGCGGCCATCAGGATTGGAATCAGGTCCATGGCTACCAACTAATCCACTTTGTGCCACATACAACAGGTCGCTGTCAGGGTTCAGGATCTGAATGGGGTCGGGTTTGTCTATTTCCAGCGGAAACTTAAGTAATTTTGCCGATACAACATCACCACCTTTTGTATCAATCAACAGTTCGTGAGTGCTTGTTGTGACGCTGATCAACTTTTGACTTGAAGCGTTGGTGATGCCAGGTACCATCTGCTGGCCTTCCGGTACATCC includes these proteins:
- a CDS encoding YajQ family cyclic di-GMP-binding protein, whose product is MPSFDVVSEIELSELQNAVDNANREISTRFDFRGVEATFSRNENIVSMSAEGDFQLQQMQSILRDKCVKRNIDTRSLDLKDVNKTGKTCKQDIEFKQGIDKETAKKLVKLIKDSKIKVQTAIQGEELRVTGKKRDDLQQAIALIKGAELEQAFQYKNFRD
- the yidC gene encoding membrane protein insertase YidC → MESQRSFLVIGLALVTFLLWNQWQIDYGPKPVETKVTPEIQESVPTASSGTAAMDVPEGQQMVPGITNASSQKLISVTTSTHELLIDTKGGDVVSAKLLKFPLEIDKPDPIQILNPDSDLLYVAQSGLVGSHGPDSNPDGRPVYSSTTDSFEMTGDTLVVPLTFVSAEGITYQKIFTFTRDSHAIDVKFEVINSTDDTISFQQYAQLKQVTGRQGGSMFMPTYRGAAYSTSEERYKKYDFSDIADENLKETTQGGWVAMLEHYFVSSWVPPQEQNTNLYSRTVNQNQAVIGYTGSPVTVAAGDKTTVNSTLYIGPKDQDTLAALARGLDLTVDYGFLWWLAQPLFSLLSFIQGIVINWGAAIIIITIIVKGLMYPLTKAQYESMAKMRALAPKIQALKDRYGDDRQKMSQGMMELYKKEKTNPMGGCFPLLLQMPIFLALYWVLLESVELRHADFIFWIEDLSVMDPYFVLPVLTGASMYLLQKLNPVTVTDPMQQKIMQWMPVAMSVFFLWFPAGLVLYWLISNVITLVQAKLIYASMEKKGIKVN